The sequence below is a genomic window from Campylobacter ornithocola.
TGTATTTTTTGATATAATTTTTATATGCTAAATGTTATTTTGATAGAAGATGATAAAGACTTAAACGAATTAATCACACTAAGACTTAGTCAAGAAAATATAAAAATTTATAGTTATTTTGATTTTTTTGACTTAGAAACTTTTTTAGATACAAACGAAATAGACTTAATCATCATGGATAGAAATTTACCAAGTGGCGATAGTGTAGAGATGATAAAACAATTAAGAAAAAAAGGTTATATAGAACCTGTGATTTTTCTTAGTGCAAAGACTTTACAAAAAGATATTTTAGAAGGTTTTAAACAAGGTTGTGATGATTATATATGCAAACCTTTTGATTTTAATGAGCTTTTATTTAGAATCAAAGCCGTAACAAAAAGAAATAAAATACCAAAAGAACAAATTTCTTATCAAGATTTTACTTTATATATAGAAGAAAGAAAATTAACCTATCAAACAAATGCATTTGAAAATTTATCAACTTTAGATTTGGAATTACTCAAGTGTTTTTTTAATCACAAAAACCAACTTCTAAGTCGTCAATTTCTAAGTGAGCAAGTATGGAAAAATGATACAACAAGCGATAAGACAATCAATACAGCTATTTTGAGATTAAAACAAAAAATTCCACAAATTAAGGAAAATATCATTTCAGTACGCTCGGTGGGTTATAAATTGTGCTAAAAATAAAAACATTTTTCCTTTTTATGCTTGGGTTTTTTTGTATTGCTTTTTTTATATTGTTTTATTTTTTTAATGAAAGCTATATCAACACTGCTGTAAAAAACACTTATGAGCAAAAACTAAAAACACTCAATGATGTTTTACAATTTCAGTTATTAGATGTATTAAATTCAAACAATATCAATCAATTTGCCTTAGATACTAGAGCAGATTTTATCATCAAACAAGATAATGAATTTTTTTCATCATTAAAAGATTATTCTTATTTTTTAAATCATTTCGAGTCTAATTTCACCCATGATTTTTACAAACAAAAAGAAATTTATTTTAAAGCTTATACTTATAAAAACTATCAATATATCATTATTGTTTATCCCAAAATACACTCTTTGGTACAAAATTTTTGGATTAAAAATATTATTATATTTTCTTTCTTTTTACTTGCATTGATTTTATTTTATTTTATTGTATTGTATTTTCTTAAAATTTATTTTCAAGAATTACTATTGTTTGTTAAAAATATCAAATCAAATACTAATTTTATTTTAAAATATAATTTCGTTTATGAATTAAAAAATTTAAATTTACGCTTATTGAAAATTAAAAAATTACTCATCAAACAAGAATTAAAAAACAAAAAACAAGCCAAAAAAATTCAAACCAAAAACACCCAACTTAGTAATATAATCAGTGCCATATCACATGAGCTTAAAAACCCTATAAGCGTTATAGATTTGAGCTTGCAATCTTTAAAAAAAATTAACGATGAAAATATGAAATTATTTTTACTTGAAAAAATTCACAAACAAAGCGTAAAAATCAACCAACTAACACACAAATTAAATTTTGTTTTTAACCTTAATTTTGATTCTTTAAATTTAGAAAAATTTGATCTATATGCTCTAAGTGAAAATTTATTAGAAAGCTTTAAAGAAGATAGATTAAAAATTCAAGGCCAAACAAGCTTTATTAAAGCAGATAAATTTCTTATAGAGCAAGTTATCATTAATCTAATAGATAATGCTTTAAAATACAGCAAAAAAGAGGTATTAGTCATTGTAAAAAATCAAAATTTTACCATTATAGATCAAGGTATAGGTATAGAAGAAAAACACCTTAAATTTATAACAAAAAAATTCTATAAAGCAAGCTCAACGCAAAATAACTCTTTTGGACTAGGATTATTTTTAGTTAAAAAAATACTCACTTTACACAAAAGTTCTTTAAAAATTCAATCTAATCCACAAAAAGGTAGTGTTTTTTCTTTTAGTATTAATTTATAATTTTTTATCAATATACTTATTAATGTGTTTTTAATATAGTTATAATTAATATAATAAAAATAAATTAAAAGGAGAAAAAATGCTTTCAAAAGAAGTAGTAGCTTTATTAAACGAGCAAATCAATAAAGAAATGTATGCGGCAAATTTGTATTTAAGTATGAGTTCTTGGTGCTATGAGCATAGTTTTGATGGTGCTGGGGCGTTTTTGTTTGAGCATGCAAGAGAAGAAAGTGATCATGCAAGAAAACTCATCACTTATTTAAATGAAACTGATTCTAAAGTAGAATTAAAAGAAGTTAAAAAACCTGATAGTGATTTTAAATCATTGCTTGATGTATTTGAAAAAACTTTCGAGCATGAGCAAAGTATCACTGCTTCTATTAATAATCTTGTAGATTTTATGCTTTCAAGTAAAGATTATTCAACTTTTAATTTCTTGCAATGGTACGTAAGCGAACAACACGAAGAAGAAGCGCTTTTTAGAGGTATAGTAGATAAAATCAAACTCATAAGCGATAATGGCAATGGCTTATACATGGTAGATCAATACATCAAAAGCTTAATCAATAAATAATTTTTCAGCTTCCATAAATTTGGAAGCTAAATATCTTTTAATTTAAAAGAATTCTTGCAAAATAAAAGTAAATTTGCTAAAATACTTTTTATTTAAAAGGATTTTTATGCAAATGAACGAAATTACTGATAAACTAAAATTTATACTCCAAAAAGAAGGCATAAAAAATGCCAAAGATTCTGATGTGGCTAAGATGTTAAATATCAATCCTGATACCTTTTATAGTATGAAATTTAGAAATTCCATACCTTATAAACAAATACTTCATTTTTTAAATGAAAGAAATATTAATATCAATGCATTTTTTTATGAAGATTCTCTTGAGAGCAATACTCCAGCACTTGATCTAAACTATAATGTCTTAAAATATTATGATGTTAACGCTTCTATGGGAGGTGGAGCTTTAAATGATAATGTGAGTTTTTCAGAAGTGATTATTGATGAAAAACTAAATAACTTTTTTGGTTCAAAAGATTGCGATATTATCCCTTGTATAGGCGATAGTATGGAGCCTGAAATCAAAGATGATTCTTTATGCTTAGTAGATAAAAGTAAAACTTTTAAAGAAGGTGGAGTCTTTGCAGTAAATACTAGAGATGGTTTATTTATCAAGCAAATTTTTAAAAGTAATAAAGGAGGAGTTTATTTACATTCATTTAATCTTAGTTATGCTGATGTACATTACCAAAATGGAGATTTTTTAATCATTGGCAAAGTAGTAGGAACCATAAGTAGAATTTAATAATTATTTCATTTTTTTAGCTAATTAAGAAAAATTATTAATATTATTAACTAATTATTAATAATATAAGCTTTTTTTTATAAAAAAAAGTTCATAATTATACTTTAAAAGTTAATAGATAGAAAATAAGAGTGTTTTTATCTGTTAATATTTCACATGAAAGGGAAGTTATGAAACACAAATTAGCTAAAATTGCTACATATGCGTGTTTGGCTTTAGGGGTTGGTTTAGCTACTCAATCATTTGCATCTTCAGAGCCTAGAACTCTTGATGGTTATGTTAGTCAAGAAGATGCTTTTTTTGATTATCTTTACAAAAATCATCCTATTTTCAAATATGAAAAAGAAGGACGCTTGGTTGGTAAATTTACCCATAGTGATAGAATGGAAAACTGGGTTGAAAATCAAAACGGACCTAAGTTTGCCAAAGAGCACGGTTTAAAGCAAGCTTCTATTACTTACCGCTTGCCTTATGAATCTTTTTTGGACTTTCCAAATAAATTTGTAGGTCCAAAAAAATGTGGCGAATGTCATCCTGCTCAATATGCTTCTTGGGAGCGTTCTCGCCATGCAAAAACCGTACGTTTTCCACATGAAATGGAAGAAGTTGGAGGATCTGATGGCTTAAAAAAACCTATGTATAATTCTCAAGCTACCATTTTGCCTGATGGAATTTATCCAAATGATGTTTATGCTCTCATTGGAACACCAAGAACAAAATATGGTTTTATAGACAAATGGCTTGTGCGTGGAACTTATCATGTAGAAGATGGAAATTTAAGTGATTTAACTGGTAAATTAACAGCTGGTGGCAATCAGTTTTCAAGACTTTGGAGTGAGTTTTTAACTCCTGAAATGGCGCAAAAAATAGCTGCTTTTGCTCCAGGATTTC
It includes:
- a CDS encoding S24 family peptidase, whose product is MQMNEITDKLKFILQKEGIKNAKDSDVAKMLNINPDTFYSMKFRNSIPYKQILHFLNERNININAFFYEDSLESNTPALDLNYNVLKYYDVNASMGGGALNDNVSFSEVIIDEKLNNFFGSKDCDIIPCIGDSMEPEIKDDSLCLVDKSKTFKEGGVFAVNTRDGLFIKQIFKSNKGGVYLHSFNLSYADVHYQNGDFLIIGKVVGTISRI
- a CDS encoding sensor histidine kinase, producing MLGFFCIAFFILFYFFNESYINTAVKNTYEQKLKTLNDVLQFQLLDVLNSNNINQFALDTRADFIIKQDNEFFSSLKDYSYFLNHFESNFTHDFYKQKEIYFKAYTYKNYQYIIIVYPKIHSLVQNFWIKNIIIFSFFLLALILFYFIVLYFLKIYFQELLLFVKNIKSNTNFILKYNFVYELKNLNLRLLKIKKLLIKQELKNKKQAKKIQTKNTQLSNIISAISHELKNPISVIDLSLQSLKKINDENMKLFLLEKIHKQSVKINQLTHKLNFVFNLNFDSLNLEKFDLYALSENLLESFKEDRLKIQGQTSFIKADKFLIEQVIINLIDNALKYSKKEVLVIVKNQNFTIIDQGIGIEEKHLKFITKKFYKASSTQNNSFGLGLFLVKKILTLHKSSLKIQSNPQKGSVFSFSINL
- a CDS encoding response regulator transcription factor, which translates into the protein MLNVILIEDDKDLNELITLRLSQENIKIYSYFDFFDLETFLDTNEIDLIIMDRNLPSGDSVEMIKQLRKKGYIEPVIFLSAKTLQKDILEGFKQGCDDYICKPFDFNELLFRIKAVTKRNKIPKEQISYQDFTLYIEERKLTYQTNAFENLSTLDLELLKCFFNHKNQLLSRQFLSEQVWKNDTTSDKTINTAILRLKQKIPQIKENIISVRSVGYKLC
- the ftnA gene encoding non-heme ferritin, which codes for MLSKEVVALLNEQINKEMYAANLYLSMSSWCYEHSFDGAGAFLFEHAREESDHARKLITYLNETDSKVELKEVKKPDSDFKSLLDVFEKTFEHEQSITASINNLVDFMLSSKDYSTFNFLQWYVSEQHEEEALFRGIVDKIKLISDNGNGLYMVDQYIKSLINK